The following coding sequences lie in one Pontibacter sp. G13 genomic window:
- a CDS encoding Rpn family recombination-promoting nuclease/putative transposase translates to MKHRFIHLLTDFGFKKIFSSDQNSDLLVHFLNALLPGIQPSKEVFLGPQEQQSFGPKDRKAVFDLHCTNEEGVRMIVEVQQAFQAHFKKRAVFYMIFPILDQAKPGKDWDFNFRPVRIMSLLDFEIENLVSDAYYHQVMFQNINTNSVYLEDVLIVHVELPKFRKNLHELESDLDHWLYLFRHLSSWEDVPEPFQKAPYMKLIREAELANLSKEDRAAYYRSLKYYRDFHNQMEYREKRGIKIGEERGEKRGEKRGIKIGEERGEKRGEKRGIKIGEERGIKIGEERGKEEGIKIGEERGKEELKQKMAIVLEEGFKEGFSLGSLQRITNAPIDHLAKTRESWLQKRTGWSSPIIQSS, encoded by the coding sequence ATGAAACATCGATTTATCCACCTACTGACAGATTTCGGGTTCAAGAAGATCTTCAGTTCAGACCAGAACTCGGATTTGTTGGTTCATTTTCTGAATGCACTCTTGCCGGGAATCCAACCTAGCAAGGAAGTATTCCTAGGTCCACAAGAACAACAATCATTTGGCCCAAAGGATCGAAAAGCCGTTTTTGACCTTCATTGTACCAATGAGGAAGGAGTGCGAATGATCGTCGAGGTACAGCAAGCTTTTCAAGCCCACTTCAAGAAGCGCGCTGTGTTCTACATGATTTTTCCGATTCTGGATCAAGCAAAGCCAGGCAAGGATTGGGACTTCAATTTTCGTCCGGTTCGAATCATGAGCCTATTGGATTTCGAGATCGAAAATCTGGTGTCAGACGCTTATTATCATCAAGTTATGTTTCAGAACATTAACACGAATTCAGTATATTTAGAGGACGTGTTGATTGTGCATGTGGAGTTGCCAAAATTCCGAAAGAATCTCCACGAGCTGGAATCCGATCTGGACCATTGGCTATATCTTTTTCGACATCTTTCTAGTTGGGAGGATGTTCCTGAACCTTTTCAAAAAGCACCCTACATGAAATTGATCCGTGAAGCCGAGTTGGCTAACCTATCCAAAGAAGATCGAGCTGCCTACTACCGTAGCTTGAAATACTACCGTGATTTCCACAATCAAATGGAATACCGGGAGAAACGTGGAATCAAGATCGGAGAGGAACGTGGGGAGAAACGTGGGGAGAAACGTGGAATCAAGATCGGAGAGGAACGTGGGGAGAAACGTGGGGAGAAACGTGGAATCAAGATTGGGGAAGAGCGTGGAATCAAGATCGGAGAGGAGCGTGGAAAAGAAGAAGGAATCAAGATCGGTGAAGAGCGTGGAAAAGAAGAATTAAAGCAAAAAATGGCCATTGTCCTTGAAGAAGGATTCAAGGAGGGTTTTTCCCTCGGTTCTTTACAAAGGATAACCAATGCCCCCATCGATCATCTAGCAAAAACCAGAGAAAGCTGGCTGCAAAAACGGACTGGCTGGTCTTCACCCATTATTCAATCATCATGA
- a CDS encoding S41 family peptidase, which translates to MKQFLLIIIGCLAYSQFWGQCPQRIPKDQVTEDLVYLYETLESAHYDLYANCPKTTFDISLERILAELPDSLSLLEVFQIFQPFVAQAQMGHCTLEFPFAYCYGPFIQNGGKLFPMTVQVEGDRMWVRQHYDSLAPLPTGTEILEIQGQPIPEFLEPVYDYLAGETPLLKTTMLDLATLPRILWILGITPDSFALKIKQPDGVISEVKVNTINAGEFEGFMAQEAPIFSQDRDFRMYDQVAYLKPGPFTNRDSGADPDGGLSKDEAEFTSFLDTAFTQMREEGAHTLIVDLRNNPGGTNTISDHLIAYLADVPFRFCSRFSVKTSAVTKAIWEDIHDDDLAQLRSDILSHEDGVIFDSNIPWVHPRDDSTHFDGDLYFLVNRYTYSQGTVVAAMAQDFGIGKVVGEPTADTPTTYGAIHQFKLPNTQISVNYPKALVIRPNGNENHIGIQPDEEMPDNFWTPEDELLEGLLKKIDH; encoded by the coding sequence ATGAAACAGTTTCTCCTTATTATCATAGGCTGTCTCGCCTACAGCCAGTTCTGGGGACAGTGTCCTCAGCGAATTCCCAAAGATCAGGTAACGGAAGATCTGGTCTATCTCTATGAGACCTTGGAGTCGGCTCATTACGACTTGTACGCCAACTGCCCGAAAACCACATTTGATATCAGTCTTGAGCGAATCTTGGCAGAATTGCCGGATTCGCTTTCTTTGTTGGAGGTTTTCCAAATATTTCAACCATTTGTTGCCCAAGCCCAAATGGGCCATTGCACCCTAGAATTTCCTTTTGCCTATTGCTATGGTCCATTTATCCAAAATGGCGGAAAGCTATTCCCCATGACAGTCCAAGTTGAGGGGGACCGTATGTGGGTTCGACAGCATTACGATTCCTTGGCCCCTCTTCCGACAGGCACAGAAATCCTTGAAATTCAAGGCCAGCCTATCCCTGAGTTTCTCGAACCTGTCTATGATTATCTTGCAGGAGAAACCCCTTTGCTCAAAACGACCATGCTGGATCTCGCCACGCTGCCCCGCATTCTGTGGATCCTCGGCATTACGCCTGACTCCTTCGCCCTGAAAATCAAGCAGCCTGATGGCGTCATTTCGGAGGTCAAGGTGAATACCATTAACGCAGGGGAATTCGAGGGCTTCATGGCACAGGAAGCGCCCATTTTTTCTCAGGATCGAGATTTTCGGATGTATGACCAGGTGGCTTACCTCAAGCCCGGTCCATTCACCAATCGAGATAGTGGCGCAGATCCAGACGGCGGTCTGAGTAAAGATGAAGCGGAATTTACCTCCTTTCTAGATACTGCCTTTACACAGATGCGCGAGGAAGGGGCTCACACACTCATTGTCGATTTGCGAAATAATCCAGGAGGAACCAACACGATCAGCGACCACCTGATCGCCTACCTAGCTGATGTACCATTCAGATTCTGTTCGAGATTTTCCGTCAAAACAAGTGCAGTCACCAAGGCTATTTGGGAAGACATTCACGATGATGATTTGGCACAATTGAGATCGGATATCCTTTCTCATGAGGATGGGGTCATTTTTGATTCCAATATCCCGTGGGTTCATCCGAGAGACGATTCCACCCATTTTGATGGCGACCTCTATTTTTTGGTGAATCGATACACCTATTCGCAAGGAACGGTTGTGGCAGCAATGGCTCAAGACTTCGGCATTGGAAAAGTCGTGGGTGAACCTACCGCCGATACCCCAACGACTTATGGGGCGATTCATCAGTTCAAACTTCCCAATACGCAGATTTCTGTCAATTACCCGAAGGCACTGGTGATCAGGCCAAACGGAAATGAGAACCATATTGGCATTCAGCCCGATGAAGAAATGCCTGATAATTTCTGGACTCCGGAGGACGAATTACTCGAAGGACTCCTGAAGAAAATCGATCATTAG
- a CDS encoding SH3 domain-containing protein codes for MNRLSLISLFGTSFTLLVWLMVLPVSSLAQYGGNIQFDTGEHYLFPEEAPTYFLLGNDILMRKCPSKECTALASLKIGTPIRVIEKSEEPLTLKGVSVHWYKIKTSAGVGWIWGGWIAQGAIGSSQDPSVKFLAGYDRIEDRNHYYQIRVIKNGVEIDKIVIKSPTGNDYFQHFGSLGKKAMPNLHDILTVHVPGKASCGHWSGEVLIAWNGEKLVEMGTNGGIGDAEFSSSEYHIWPGDIDGVPGLVIRVSADTDQEEFEEDGEIRYRAFRKIRRSYLRWDGTKLAKTSKPAEVETYQLGEN; via the coding sequence ATGAACAGACTATCCCTCATATCGCTTTTCGGCACATCCTTCACACTCTTGGTTTGGCTCATGGTTCTGCCTGTGTCTTCATTGGCTCAGTATGGCGGAAACATCCAATTCGACACGGGAGAGCATTATCTTTTCCCAGAAGAGGCACCCACCTATTTCCTTTTGGGGAATGACATTTTGATGCGAAAATGCCCCAGCAAGGAATGTACGGCACTTGCCTCCCTGAAGATCGGAACGCCCATTCGGGTCATCGAGAAATCCGAAGAGCCATTGACACTCAAGGGAGTTTCAGTCCATTGGTACAAAATCAAAACCTCAGCCGGAGTTGGTTGGATCTGGGGAGGCTGGATCGCCCAGGGAGCGATAGGAAGCAGCCAAGATCCCAGCGTGAAATTCTTGGCTGGTTATGATCGGATCGAAGACCGAAACCACTATTACCAGATCCGAGTCATCAAAAATGGCGTGGAGATCGACAAGATTGTCATCAAATCTCCAACAGGGAATGACTACTTCCAGCATTTTGGTTCCCTCGGCAAAAAAGCCATGCCCAATCTCCACGACATCTTGACGGTTCACGTGCCAGGAAAGGCATCCTGCGGCCATTGGTCTGGGGAGGTCTTGATCGCGTGGAATGGTGAGAAATTGGTCGAAATGGGAACCAATGGCGGCATTGGAGATGCGGAATTTTCTTCCAGTGAATACCACATCTGGCCTGGAGATATTGATGGGGTTCCCGGACTTGTCATCAGAGTCTCCGCCGACACCGATCAGGAAGAATTCGAAGAAGACGGAGAAATCCGCTATCGAGCTTTTCGAAAAATCCGTCGGTCCTACCTCAGATGGGATGGGACCAAACTAGCCAAAACCTCCAAACCAGCAGAAGTCGAAACCTATCAGCTCGGCGAGAATTAG